A region from the Fusarium musae strain F31 chromosome 1, whole genome shotgun sequence genome encodes:
- a CDS encoding hypothetical protein (EggNog:ENOG41): MAGIVDEKAAAAGQQHQPRDGDNRNTGAVASDDLQLPDINSAEGVGAPPPYGESHDQVHFSQPGFDAGAAITGDGRVNININAKNRRLTDLLAPTLQGQLAPEPEQPELPPAYIPPSLGGLPGQTPPPKLNVVVQIVGSRGDVQPFVALGKVLKETYGHRVRIATHPTFQSFVEENGLEFFSIGGDPAELMAFMVKHPGLMPGFDAITSGEVSKRRKGIQEILMGCWRSCIEGGNGLGPPPKPHASNAPLDVSLEVPGGPGQEPFVADALIANPPSFAHVHIAEKLGIPVHMMFTMPWSPTRAFPHPLANIQSSNTDDVMTNYMSYTLVEMMTWQGLGDVINRFREKALDLPPLSLIWAPGLLARLKISWTYCWSPALIPKPNDWGRHIDIAGFYFLNLASSYTPDPNLEAFLRNGPPPVYIGFGSIVVDDPNAMTEMIFEAVRLSGVRALVSKGWGGLGADDLGKPDGVFMLGNVPHDWLFEHVSCVVHHGGAGTTAAGIKAGKPTLVVPFFGDQPFWGAMIARANAGPDPIPYRQLTAEKLAEAIKFCVKPETLEQAKILGQKIREERGTDVGGKSFHDHLDTDKLRCTLAPSRAAAWRVRRSQVRLSAFAAAVLVEQGLLQWSDLKLYRMTEYNTEEQPTDPISACTLSLVTDIGGIGMAIADMPRELFKSMSQPKKKNSAAGEAQNATSPLASGSETSLPAPQGNEPEKRSTPAPSITDTETLGSTVSTTAHSNASQPTLSDTASSSSRPWSPDQSSTQGSINDKSWKDQIKEAAGKQQQQRRGSSVNYVNAAVGTGKGVGRVVTTGARTPMNFCLGLARGFRNMPRLYNDDTIRPVEKVTGVGSGVVVAGKEFGYGLFDGITGLVTQPLKGAEKEGVQGLVKGFGKGIGGLIAKPAAGFWAIPAYTMQGVNAEVSKFFAKSVQNYITSSRAIQGQHEMHEATPGEREDVVQRWNNVKFDLKNFYQWKRKEKVAGKRPEEPRLDSSEAGFERPRTGWRQTKNMSFEERKKLHADKDAWKRGFLDAPVPQSNASGAASIQTSSSEDPELEKAIQASVRETSRGNSEEDAHVEAAIRESIKAVRQQVGSNEAGPLPLKDPSIFEDADYQITDEEYQALVEQAIQQSLGNDVPLPDYSDVPELDATDTVSQPPAQTSTQEDDEELRRAIEASRNQPPPALPPREENDDELEWAIVASKEAMEQESNQRSEEDIVMEYVKRQSLAEEEYRKQMAKGKGAAGGGDDDDEELKRAMEESLKMNRGDASGPSGR; the protein is encoded by the exons ATGGcaggcattgttgatgaaaaagctgctgctgcgggtCAGCAGCATCAACCCCGCGATGGCGATAACAGAAACACAGGGGCTGTGGCCTCAGACGACCTTCAGTTACCGGATATTAACTCTGCTGAAGGAGTTGGAGCACCACCCCCTTATGGAGAGAGTCATGATCAGGTTCATTTCTCTCAGCCTGGGTTTGACGCTGGTGCAGCGATAACTG GCGATGGTCGAGtcaatattaatattaatgcTAAGAACAGGAGGCTTACAGACCTTCTGGCTCCAACGCTCCAAGGTCAACTTGCACCTGAGCCCGAGCAGCCTGAACTTCCTCCAGCATATATCCCTCCCAGTCTGGGAGGTCTGCCTGGACAAACACCACCACCCAAACTCAATGTCGTCGTGCAGATTGTGGGATCTCGCGGTGATGTTCAACCCTTTGTCGCTTTGGGAAAGGTCCTCAAGGAAACTTACGGACACAGAGTCCGAATCGCTACTCATCCTACTTTCCAATCCTTTGTTGAGGAGAATGGTCTCGAGTTCTTCAGTATTGGAGGCGACCCTGCCGAGCTGATGGCTTTTATGGTCAAACACCCCGGTCTCATGCCTGGTTTCGATGCCATCACAAGTGGCGAAGTTAGCAAACGCCGAAAAGGTATTCAAGAAATTCTTATGGGGTGTTGGCGATCTTGTATCGAAGGAGGAAACGGTCTCGGTCCGCCACCAAAACCACATGCCTCAAATGCTCCATTGGACGTGTCTTTGGAGGTGCCAGGCGGACCTGGTCAAGAGCCATTTGTTGCAGATGCTCTCATCGCAAACCCTCCTAGCTTCGCCCATGTCCACATTGCTGAAAAGTTGGGCATCCCGGTACACATGATGTTTAC CATGCCTTGGTCCCCAACACGAGCCTTTCCTCACCCTTTGGCAAATATCCAGTCATCAAATACAGACGACGTGATGACGAACTACATGTCGTACACACTCGTCGAAATGATGACATGGCAGGGCTTAGGAGATGTCATCAACAGGTTCCGGGAGAAGGCACTCGATCTCCCCCCACTTTCACTGATCTGGGCACCTGGACTTCTTGCAAGACTCAAGATCTCTTGGACATATTGCTG GTCACCGGCATTGATTCCCAAGCCCAACGATTGGGGACGACATATAGACATTGCTGGCTTTTATTTTCTCAACCTTGCTTCCTCATACACCCCTGATCCAAACCTAGAAGCATTCCTCCGAAATGGCCCGCCCCCTGTTTACATCGGATTTGGATCCATTGTTGTCGATGACCCCAATGCCATGACCGAGATGATCTTTGAGGCAGTCAGACTTTCAGGCGTCAGAGCATTGGTTTCTAAGGGCTGGGGTGGACTTGGTGCTGACGATCTTGGTAAACCTGATGGTGTGTTTATGCTTGGCAATGTTCCTCACGATTGGCTGTTTGAGCACGTCTCATGTGTGGTACATCACGGTGGTGCTGGCACCACTGCCGCTGGTATCAAGGCTGGAAAACCTACTCTCGTGGTCCCCTTCTTCGGTGATCAACCATTCTGGGGTGCTATGATAGCGAGAGCCAATGCTGGCCCCGACCCCATTCCTTACAGGCAACTGACAGCAGAGAAGCTTGCAGAAGCCATCAAATTCTGTGTCAAACCGGAGACTCTGGAGCAGGCCAAGATTCTGGGCCAGAAAATCCGAGAAGAGCGAGGAACTGACGTTGGTGGTAAGAGCTTCCACGATCATCTGGACACGGACAAGTTGCGTTGTACTTTGGCTCCAAGCCGAGCTGCGGCATGGCGCGTACGGAGAAGTCAAGTAAGGCTGAGTGCGTTTGCGGCTGCAGTGTTGGTTGAGCAAGGCTTACTGCAATGGTCTGACCTGAAACT ATACCGTATGACGGAGTACAACACAGAAGAACAGCCGACTGACCCAATCTCTGCTTGCACATTGTCACTTGTCACTGATATAGGAGGGATCGGAATGGCAATCGCCGATATGCCCAGAGAGCTCTTCAAGAGCATGTCgcagcccaagaagaaaaactCCGCAGCAGGAGAAGCACAGAATGCCACAAGCCCTCTGGCATCAGGTAGCGAGACATCGCTCCCCGCACCTCAGGGAAATGAGCCGGAGAAAAGATCGACACCTGCACCTAGTATTACAGACACAGAAACTTTGGGCTCTACTGTTTCTACTACTGCTCACTCCAATGCCTCACAGCCAACGCTGAGTGACACAGCATCCAGCTCCTCTCGTCCTTGGTCACCAGACCAATCTAGTACCCAAGGATCGATCAATGACAAATCTTGGAAAGATCAGATCAAAGAAGCGGCTggcaagcagcagcaacagcgccGTGGTTCGTCTGTCAATTATGTTAATGCAGCCGTCGGAACTGGAAAGGGAGTTGGTCGGGTTGTGACCACTGGTGCCAGAACACCAATGAACTTCTGCCTTGGACTAGCCAGAGGTTTCAGAAACATGCCAAGGCTGTATAATGATGATACTATTCGTCCCGTCGAAAAGGTAACGGGAGTTGGCTCCGGGGTTGTCGTCGCAGGCAAGGAGTTTGGCTATGGCCTGTTTGACGGCATTACAGGTCTGGTAACACAGCCTTTGAAAGGTGCCGAGAAGGAGGGAGTCCAGGGGCTGGTCAAAGGCTTTGGCAAGGGCATCGGAGGTTTGATTGCGAAGCCGGCAGCCG GTTTCTGGGCCATCCCAGCTTACACCATGCAGGGTGTGAATGCAGAGGTCTCCAAGTTCTTTGCCAAGAGCGTCCAGAATTATATTACTTCATCGCGAGCTATCCAGGGTCAGCACGAGATGCACGAGGCAACACCTGGCGAAAGAGAAGATGTTGTCCAAAGATGGAACAACGTCAAGTTCGACCTCAAGAACTTCTATCAGtggaagagaaaggaaaaggttgCAGGAAAGCGCCCTGAGGAGCCCCGTCTTGACAGTTCAGAGGCTGGGTTTGAGAGGCCGCGTACAGGATGGAGACAGACTAAGAATATGTCTTTTGAAGAACGAAAGAAACTTCACGCCGACAAGGATGCATGGAAGAGGGGATTCCTGGACGCGCCTGTCCCACAATCAAACGCAAGTGGTGCTGCAAGTATACAAACGAGCTCATCCGAGGACCCCGAGCTTGAAAAGGCCATTCAGGCGTCAGTGCGGGAGACATCGCGTGGCAACAGTGAGGAAGATGCCCATGTGGAGGCAGCTATCCGCGAGAGCATCAAGGCTGTTCGGCAACAGGTTGGGTCGAACGAGGCAGGCCCTCTTCCTCTGAAGGATCCCTCCATTTTCGAAGACGCCGACTATCAGATCACGGACGAGGAGTATCAGGCCCTCGTTGAGCAGGCGATCCAGCAGAGTCTAGGCAACGATGTGCCATTGCCCGACTATTCTGATGTGCCAGAGCTCGATGCAACGGATACTGTGTCTCAGCCTCCCGCCCAGACATCCACccaggaagatgatgaggagctcAGGCGAGCTATTGAAGCCTCGAGGAACCAACCTCCGCCGGCGCTCCCGCCGAGGGaagagaatgatgatgaacttgaaTGGGCCATTGTAGCGTCGAAAGAAGCTATGGAGCAGGAAAGTAACCAGCGGTCTGAGGAAGATATCGTCATGGAGTACGTCAAGCGACAGAGCTTGGCGGAGGAAGAGTATAGAAAGCAAATGGCAAAGGGGAAGGGTGCAGCGGGtggtggcgatgatgatgacgaggagttgAAGCGGGCAATGGAGGAGAGTTTGAAGATGAATCGGGGAGATGCATCAGGCCCATCAGGAAGATGA